The region atatatatatatatatatacttacaaAGAGAGAATATGAATTAACAAAAGAAttgtgaaaaaagaaaacacaatgcATGCTGAAAAAgccaataaaatacaattagtTTAATAGCTCTCAAGGGGCAAATGTGATCGATAAAACATTAACAGACTAGTGCTTCAGCATAAAGATTAACATCTAAGAGATACCAAACATCAAGCACATCttgaagatttaaaaataaataaataaataaattgcccAAATACTAGGTAAAATATGTAGAATCCCTAAAACAACAATCAGAATCAGCAACATTAGATGTCAGAACaagcaaaattatttaaatgtgtGCTACAATTATGGAGAAGCTGATCCTAAAGATTCTGATATCCAGCCAAATGCATACCCTAGATTGCTTATTTAGTATATATCCATCAATCAAAGGCTATCATATTAGAAGACaaaagacaagaagaaaagaatggtAAACTTTCACTCACAATCTGTGTACTTTCAACAGTAAGGATGTTCTCTGTGTGAACAAACAGTGATCTCCAATGTTGCATGAGATCAAACTCCAGTTTATTGGACAAATCAGAGTTATCTTGATCTAGTTTGGCAATGAAGTCATGACTGGGAAATCTTTGATCTATAGATTTTGCATATCTCCTGCTTTTCTTCAgagctgaaaaaaaaaagtataatgtCACAACTCACCAAACCCCTATAAAATGACAAATAGACAACAAAGGGCACAAGGTTATTTGTTTCATATCTGCATTATCATACAAATCTTGGGCACTAATCATTAAACAGAATAAAAAGTCCAGAATTTCCAGAGGTTGGCTTACCAGAAAGTCGGCCTCTCGCATCCTGATAATGAAGATCCATCCACATATAAGCAGCTATGGACATAGCAAATAAAAGACACATTTAAGTGAAAGAATTTCATATCCACATTAAATCCATAACAACAATTCAAACTGCCTATAATCTGTCATGGATGCCAAAAAATGGATTAAACCGCGTATTATAAAGGAGAACTAGAACAGTTAAATACCTTTCAAACAGAACGAACACGAACAACTATTTTCAAACCCTATATTATCTTGAACTTTGACAACAGCATCAATGTTAGATGTGTCATGCACATCATTGAGCCCTGCTAAGTTTCCTGCATCAAATTCAGATGGCCTTAAGCAACTCCTTGAAAAAGATTTTCCCAGCAAATCCTGGGTCAAAagctcatcatcctcatcatcatcctcgtCATCATCCTCAACAACACCATGCACCTTCATTTGACTGAGATCAGAATCAGTATGATTCAAAGGGAAAGACTTCATGTCCTCCCTTAAGTTCTTCATGGCATGTTTGGAAAAATCAGCATTATCTGTTTCATAGTCCTCTTGGAGTTCTTCAGATTTTTGTGAGTAGTCTTCTGAAAGAGGTGAAGAATCTTCTGATTTATTGTGTTGATCATGCAAACATCCATGAGAAAAACAGCTATAACTAGACTTGCCAGTATGTGCTGCATTACCACTTCTCCCAGGCAACAACTCAGGAGTTAACGAACAAGGGGCATCTTCAGACACCTTACTAGACTGTGACAGATCCAAGCTTAAATTCTCTTTCATAGTCTGCGGAAACAGAGGTCCATGGTTCTTagaagaattaaagaaaagggaaaatttCCTGCCTACATTCTCAGCAATTCTATGGTTTGCCAGCATACTACCAACTTTCTCCTTTCCTTTGGTCAAAATTTCCTTCTCTACTTGGCTGCAACTCCCAGAAGTGGCACCTATTGCATCCATTTCTCCCAACCTACCAAATTTGTACTGGTTTTCAAATTTATCTAAGACTATCTGGGGAGGCCTCTTCCGTTTGTTGGTTAAATCACCCAAAACATGTCGTTTATTGCCCTCGGTCATCAGTCCTTAAAGACACAACTCAACCAGAAACACAAGATTTACCTGCCAAGAAAGCACACATTTCAATTATGACAACAACACACATCAAGAAAACGAAATTCAAGATAGTTTCTTGAAGTCTCAAACAAGCTTAATAAATtactgaaaagaaaactaaaaaccTAGTtcaaagagtaaaaagaaagccATTTTCAAACAAGCCAAGCTCagcaaaccaaaaaaaaaaagacatcttTTCATTAATGTACATCACAACCACTTCCCATAGACGCAATCTGTTGGTAAGCCAACAAGTTTCAAAGCAGACAATCAATAAACACCCACAgatcaccaaaaataaaataacttttgtAAAATATCCAAACCATACGGCTTGCTAAAGAAAACGAAGTTCAAAATCACATCAAAACTGCAAGTAACCCCTTTGAGacacaagaaaaacaaagatgagaaattTTCCAGAAAACACGACCAAGAAAACCAAGGAATGGTTTAATTTTCAGTCAATGCACATACAAACACTTCACCCAAACGCGATCTGAAAGAAAGCGAGAAAATCTCAAAGAAAAATGACAACTATTAGCACGAATTCCACTCTAGGGTTTCACTCACTCCGATTTCATTCACGAACGGATCAAGATTCgctcaaaatacaaaaattacacATAAGAGAAGAGCAATAGATGAAAAAAATCGATCGAATCTTGGATACTAACCTCCAGATTGAAGATGAACGACGAGAATCGGGGTTTTGGGGAAGGGGCGAGAGCGGGGGAGCGAGGgttttgggagggaaatattATCTTTAGAAGGGACGTGATCGCGCGCTTCTCGTTTCATTTATGTTTCACGGGGCGTTCCGTTACGAAATATCCACCGTTTATTTGCTTCGGGATTGATTACATAATGCCACGTGGCGAGAGCCTTTTCAGATGCCGGGATAATTACGCGGCTAAAGAGTTTGAACAGCTGCTTTTTTTGGGCCGGGCTTTTAAACTGGACTGCAGCGGCCCAAgtttactttttttctattttaggaTATTGTGtaattgcgtatataccctAAAAAGGTTTAAATTTGAGTATATTGGTGAATCATATATTTCGCTAATTGCCCACCTAACCCTTTAAATTTTGTATGAGTTATCAGATGTGACAgtagatttaaaattaatatatgaaatAACATGTATTTGCAAGTATATTTATCAACAACATCTTGACCTATATATTGGcaccaagttttttttatagtgtgtttttttgggaaaatcATGAGATCAAACTCAAAAGTCTGTGCAAAATAAGAACAAGTATAATTATTGATGTTGCTTTACGTTTTTGCATGTCCCTAATTTCTCTTAAATGAGGGACGTTTATTGATCACTTATTTGTATGGAGTACCCTTTAAAATTTATGTTGCCTTAGTTTGTTATGTATCTTTTCATAATTTGAAACTAAGATGAtcgtttttttttctaaatttctcttttctttagttATGATTTGTGTGCTGATATTTTTCATAAGCTCTAACTCAAAAATGGGTATTTAATTATAGGGCTGTCCATATAAGTATGCACCTTTGCATGAGTATATGAGTAATTTCATTTCGCTCTCTTGCCGTTTCAtttcttatatttgtttttaatgatgataatgatattattaataataacataacATGAATATTAACTAGTAGCAAAGATGACTTTGGAGTCTTATCTTCTGTttgaatgatgaaaatgaaatgagTGCAAAATGGAAAATATTATGGAAAAAAAGGAAGACTAACATGAGAATCTCATAGCAAAGAGTAATCTACAACGTGAAGAAATACTGGTTTTGTAGCAAAAAGGGATGGCAAGTCATCATGTGATTTATGGTTCAAAAGAAATGGTGACAAAGCTTGCCATCTCATCCATTGTCATTCATGTGATAGCTTTTTATCAATACTCCAAAGATAAATTGCAACATAACTTTCTTctattgtttaatatatataagagatatttaaattaattatcggAGATGGGATGAATTAATTGTTTGCGGTgaatgaatttatatatttgattaaaaaatgtttatattcatatgaAATTCTTATGAGTACTTTTCTCATATAGAGTTTGCGGCgaatgaatttatatatttgattaaaagatgtttatatttacttgaaatttgattaaaaaatatttatattcatataaaattcTTACGAGTACTTTTCTCATATAGGGTTTGCGGTgaatgaatttatatatttgattaaaaaatatttatatttacttgaaATTCTTATGAGTACTTTTCTGTTATAGAGcgatcattgaaaaaaaatattatgtgatTTTATACTTATATAGTTTGACCATCTTCCTTCAATTTTTCTCCCTTACTaaacacattttgaaaagagaatttttaaaattttgctttcttatctttttctttttttattttttaatataaataaattcgTGGGACTTATTCACGTCTCATTCTCACACCTAAAGCCAACTTTTcaacctttattttattttttattttttattttttttgagaaaaaaaattattaacctTTCTAAATACAAATAAGTTTACACAAGactctcttaaaaaaatatatattaattgatcATCACAAAGTACAATGAAATTGCAAACTACTATCTCTCACGTGATTACAATTTACAAGCGTTTGGTTTGAAACTCTTACCAAATATCTCTatcaaatttattcaaaaacaaatctCTATCAAAATAAGCCATGCGCTTAAACATGTTCTATATATATCAAGTAATTACAAGACGCACATCAAAAGAACATATTCTCTtatgttttaaagaaaaaaattaacatttaaaactGCCACACCGCCCACACGTaataagttgataaaataataaaggaacAGTGAAATGGGCTAATTGGAAGAGATAGAATTCAGAAGagtataaatattacataaaatataagatatatttAAGAGTTGTATGCATGGGAAGAAGTGAGAACGTGCATGTGCTAGGGTATTGGCAAACACAAAGTACGTGGTgttaaaaactgaaaacaaaagacAGAGGAAACTTCAAGGCAAGAACTAGTCAtgcatgcattattcttcaacACAGGACACGCTCCCATGCAGCCATGCTCATGGCAGTCAGCTACGTTCATGGCGCACTTCATTCACTAATCACTATAGTCTATCCCTCTCTTTCTATATGGATATATGTGTGTGCGTTTGTGaatataaaagtataaataaaactaatgtCACATTGATATAATATAAAACCCACCCTCAATCAAGTTCTCTTATGTATAGACCATTGCATTGCAACTTGCAATACAATTATTTTGTATGTATTATTTTACAacaaacttaaaaattaatattcaatTATATCCAAATACTAGCTAGagtatggaattttttttttattactatacCTCAATAATATATTGGAAGAATCAAATTATCGATTTCTTGAATGAAAGATTAAATATTCGATTGTTCGGCTAATGATGGTGTGTGCAAATATGATTGATTTTaacttaataaatattaatttaacatattaaatttatttatagaatGCACATGATGTGTGAATCCTATAACTCTAGCTTTTTAAGACATTACTTAGTAAGACAGtaactaaaaagtaaaaaaaaaacttctatcttgattatatattaaaaaaaaaaaacgtttcTATCGGTGAAAACATTAATTGACTAAAATTGTAATGAAAGACAGCCTAAAATCATACTTGCACGGGTGTGGAAACTTTAGTTCATTGAAGTATAATT is a window of Dioscorea cayenensis subsp. rotundata cultivar TDr96_F1 chromosome 5, TDr96_F1_v2_PseudoChromosome.rev07_lg8_w22 25.fasta, whole genome shotgun sequence DNA encoding:
- the LOC120262462 gene encoding uncharacterized protein LOC120262462 isoform X1, with protein sequence MTEGNKRHVLGDLTNKRKRPPQIVLDKFENQYKFGRLGEMDAIGATSGSCSQVEKEILTKGKEKVGSMLANHRIAENVGRKFSLFFNSSKNHGPLFPQTMKENLSLDLSQSSKVSEDAPCSLTPELLPGRSGNAAHTGKSSYSCFSHGCLHDQHNKSEDSSPLSEDYSQKSEELQEDYETDNADFSKHAMKNLREDMKSFPLNHTDSDLSQMKVHGVVEDDDEDDDEDDELLTQDLLGKSFSRSCLRPSEFDAGNLAGLNDVHDTSNIDAVVKVQDNIGFENSCSCSFCLKAAYMWMDLHYQDARGRLSALKKSRRYAKSIDQRFPSHDFIAKLDQDNSDLSNKLEFDLMQHWRSLFVHTENILTVESTQISANIQTYDQASLLKLKDLKEKCRKDLEMVSVASDRK
- the LOC120262462 gene encoding uncharacterized protein LOC120262462 isoform X3 — encoded protein: MTEGNKRHVLGDLTNKRKRPPQIVLDKFENQYKFGRLGEMDAIGATSGSCSQVEKEILTKGKEKVGSMLANHRIAENVGRKFSLFFNSSKNHGPLFPQTMKENLSLDLSQSSKVSEDAPCSLTPELLPGRSGNAAHTGKSSYSCFSHGCLHDQHNKSEDSSPLSEDYSQKSEELQEDYETDNADFSKHAMKNLREDMKSFPLNHTDSDLSQMKVHGVVEDDDEDDDEDDELLTQDLLGKSFSRSCLRPSEFDAGNLAGLNDVHDTSNIDAVVKVQDNIGFENSCSCSFCLKAAYMWMDLHYQDARGRLSALKKSRRYAKSIDQRFPSHDFIAKLDQDNSDLSNKLEFDLMQHWRSLFVHTENILTVESTQISANIQTYDERSRNGQRCFR
- the LOC120262462 gene encoding uncharacterized protein LOC120262462 isoform X2 encodes the protein MTEGNKRHVLGDLTNKRKRPPQIVLDKFENQYKFGRLGEMDAIGATSGSCSQVEKEILTKGKEKVGSMLANHRIAENVGRKFSLFFNSSKNHGPLFPQTMKENLSLDLSQSSKVSEDAPCSLTPELLPGRSGNAAHTGKSSYSCFSHGCLHDQHNKSEDSSPLSEDYSQKSEELQEDYETDNADFSKHAMKNLREDMKSFPLNHTDSDLSQMKVHGVVEDDDEDDDEDDELLTQDLLGKSFSRSCLRPSEFDAGNLAGLNDVHDTSNIDAVVKVQDNIGFENSCSCSFCLKAAYMWMDLHYQDARGRLSALKKSRRYAKSIDQRFPSHDFIAKLDQDNSDLSNKLEFDLMQHWRSLFVHTENILTVESTQIQASLLKLKDLKEKCRKDLEMVSVASDRK